A stretch of the Planktothricoides raciborskii GIHE-MW2 genome encodes the following:
- the murQ gene encoding N-acetylmuramic acid 6-phosphate etherase → MNRLEDRGFLLTEQINPKSQNLDQLTSLELVQLFNQEDAKTLEAIANAQEPLAEVIDRTATALRKGGRLFYVGAGTSGRLGVLDAAECPPTFCTPPELIQGIIAGGAGALVRSSENLEDKYEDGEEAIAHRRVTELDVVIGISAGGTTPYVLGALDAARSRGATTAFMSCVPTDQVSSNADIELRLVVGPEILAGSTRLKAGTVTKMALNIISTGVMVKLGKVYGNRMIDVAVTNRKLHDRSLRILEDLTHLNRTECGYLLEKSGRSVKLALLMHWTGLDAETGKQFLAKHQGHLRNAVDAFNSQK, encoded by the coding sequence ATGAATCGCTTGGAAGACCGAGGATTTTTGCTCACAGAACAAATTAATCCAAAAAGTCAAAATTTAGATCAACTGACTTCTCTGGAGTTGGTGCAGTTATTTAATCAGGAAGATGCCAAGACCCTGGAGGCGATCGCGAATGCCCAAGAACCTTTGGCAGAAGTCATCGATCGCACTGCCACGGCTTTAAGGAAAGGAGGCAGACTATTTTATGTGGGGGCAGGAACCAGCGGGCGTCTGGGGGTCTTAGATGCGGCGGAATGTCCCCCCACTTTTTGCACTCCCCCAGAATTAATCCAAGGAATTATTGCTGGGGGGGCGGGGGCTTTGGTGCGGTCTTCGGAAAACTTAGAGGATAAATATGAGGACGGGGAAGAGGCGATCGCTCATCGTCGAGTCACCGAATTGGATGTCGTGATCGGCATTAGTGCCGGAGGGACGACCCCTTATGTGTTGGGAGCCCTAGACGCGGCTCGGAGTAGGGGCGCCACCACTGCCTTTATGAGTTGCGTGCCCACGGATCAAGTCAGCAGCAACGCGGATATTGAACTACGTCTCGTGGTGGGGCCAGAAATTCTCGCTGGTTCCACTCGTCTGAAAGCGGGCACTGTCACCAAAATGGCCTTAAATATTATTTCTACTGGGGTGATGGTCAAGTTGGGCAAAGTTTATGGCAACCGGATGATTGATGTGGCCGTAACTAATCGCAAACTGCACGATCGCTCATTACGCATTCTCGAAGATTTGACCCATCTCAACCGGACGGAATGCGGCTATCTCCTGGAAAAAAGCGGGCGATCGGTGAAATTGGCCTTATTAATGCATTGGACTGGACTAGATGCCGAAACTGGCAAACAATTTCTAGCCAAACATCAAGGACATCTTAGAAATGCCGTAGACGCTTTTAACAGTCAAAAATAA
- a CDS encoding DUF3110 domain-containing protein, producing the protein MRIYVLLFNARTDNEGIHTLQVGDRNVVLMFESEDDATRYALMLEAQDFGAPTAEAFDSEEIEEFCLSAGYESKLISEGQLELPPQTNVDSPDWSPDRTPGSAGSAESEERTMSESELDRIRRQLEGLL; encoded by the coding sequence ATGCGAATCTATGTTTTGCTGTTTAATGCCCGAACTGATAATGAAGGGATCCATACACTTCAGGTGGGCGATCGCAATGTCGTATTAATGTTTGAATCAGAAGATGATGCGACCCGCTATGCGTTAATGCTGGAAGCGCAAGATTTTGGTGCGCCTACCGCCGAAGCGTTTGACTCGGAAGAAATTGAAGAATTCTGTCTTAGTGCGGGTTATGAGTCGAAACTGATTTCTGAAGGTCAGTTGGAACTCCCCCCGCAAACCAATGTGGACAGCCCAGACTGGAGTCCCGATCGCACCCCAGGCAGTGCGGGGAGTGCGGAGTCGGAGGAACGCACTATGTCCGAAAGCGAACTCGATCGCATTCGCCGTCAGTTGGAAGGACTTCTGTAG
- a CDS encoding 2'-5' RNA ligase family protein: MSNNSNNFAKKPSDPRKLFFVALLPPTDLQAEITEIKQYFAREYQSSHALKSPPHITLYPPFKWLPENLPQLNQCLCEFAANYAPITVTLDGFGAFAPRVIFIHPLKTPELMTLQGDLMGYLASNLGLVDERSKNQSFAPHITVAFKDLTPSAFKAAWPKFRDRPFSTQFTAHNLTLLIHDRQRWNICSQFPFLQS, encoded by the coding sequence GTGTCTAACAATTCTAACAATTTTGCTAAAAAGCCATCGGATCCGAGGAAACTTTTCTTTGTTGCCCTGTTGCCTCCCACGGATCTGCAAGCAGAAATCACGGAAATTAAACAATATTTTGCTAGAGAATATCAAAGTTCTCATGCCCTAAAATCACCACCCCATATTACCCTATATCCCCCGTTTAAATGGTTGCCGGAAAATTTACCCCAGTTAAACCAATGTCTCTGTGAATTTGCCGCTAACTATGCACCAATTACGGTGACGTTAGATGGGTTTGGGGCGTTTGCCCCCAGGGTGATTTTTATCCATCCTTTGAAAACTCCAGAATTAATGACATTGCAAGGGGATTTGATGGGCTATTTAGCAAGTAATTTGGGGCTGGTAGATGAACGGTCAAAAAACCAGTCGTTTGCTCCCCATATTACCGTGGCTTTTAAAGATTTAACGCCGTCAGCTTTTAAAGCCGCATGGCCAAAATTTAGAGATCGCCCATTTTCGACTCAGTTTACCGCCCATAATTTGACTTTATTAATTCACGATCGCCAACGGTGGAATATTTGCAGTCAGTTTCCGTTTTTGCAATCTTAA
- the devC gene encoding ABC transporter permease DevC, producing the protein MFRKIPLAWLQLTREKSRLGAALAGIVFADILMFMQLGFREALFNSNTRMHRNLNADLVMISRKSESLISIQKFSHRRLYQTLGFSEVESVAPLYVGQLKWKNPFNRKDRIILIFGTKPSKPAFLMPEVADNSHLIQLPYVVLFDRMSRREFGEVAQAIDQGKSVTTEVGVRRIEVKGLFSLGASFAADGNLITSDLNFIRLFPNRRLGEIDIGLIRLKPNSNPTVSLEKIRQYLPSDVQVFTKQGYLDYEKSYWEKRTAIGFVFRFGVIMGFIVGLVIVYQIIYTDVADHLAEYATLKAMGYQEIYFYSLVIQEALLLAILGYIPGIVCSLFLYKMARSATMLPILMTLPRVVTVLGLTIFMCAVSGAIAMRKLQEADPADIF; encoded by the coding sequence ATGTTCCGTAAAATTCCCTTAGCTTGGTTACAACTTACCAGAGAAAAAAGCAGATTAGGCGCCGCTTTAGCGGGGATTGTTTTTGCGGATATTTTAATGTTTATGCAGTTAGGATTCCGCGAAGCTTTGTTTAATTCTAACACCCGGATGCATCGAAATTTAAACGCCGATTTAGTGATGATTAGTCGGAAGTCAGAATCTTTGATTTCTATCCAAAAATTTTCTCATCGGCGTTTATACCAAACTCTGGGTTTTTCCGAAGTGGAATCAGTAGCCCCTTTATATGTGGGTCAACTCAAATGGAAAAATCCCTTTAATCGCAAAGATCGGATAATTTTAATTTTTGGCACGAAACCGAGTAAACCGGCTTTTTTAATGCCAGAAGTGGCCGATAACTCTCATTTAATTCAACTCCCATATGTGGTGTTGTTTGACCGGATGTCTCGGCGGGAATTTGGGGAAGTAGCCCAAGCAATTGACCAGGGAAAATCTGTCACTACCGAAGTAGGAGTTAGGCGAATTGAAGTTAAAGGTTTATTTAGTTTGGGGGCATCTTTTGCCGCTGATGGTAATTTAATCACCAGTGATTTAAATTTTATTCGCTTATTTCCTAACCGTCGCTTAGGAGAAATTGACATCGGTTTAATTAGACTAAAACCGAATAGTAACCCCACCGTATCCTTGGAGAAAATTCGCCAATATTTACCCAGTGATGTGCAAGTTTTTACCAAACAAGGCTATCTCGATTATGAAAAATCTTATTGGGAAAAACGCACCGCCATTGGCTTTGTGTTTCGTTTTGGGGTGATTATGGGTTTTATTGTGGGCTTGGTGATTGTTTATCAAATTATTTATACTGATGTGGCGGATCATTTGGCGGAGTATGCCACCCTCAAAGCAATGGGATATCAAGAGATTTATTTTTATAGTTTAGTGATTCAAGAAGCTTTGTTATTGGCAATTTTAGGCTATATTCCCGGAATTGTTTGTAGTTTATTTTTGTATAAAATGGCAAGGTCAGCCACTATGTTACCGATTTTAATGACCCTGCCTAGGGTGGTGACTGTTCTGGGATTAACGATTTTTATGTGTGCGGTTTCCGGCGCGATCGCCATGCGGAAATTACAAGAAGCTGACCCAGCGGATATTTTTTAG
- a CDS encoding DUF389 domain-containing protein, with protein MQVIVNQITILIRRFKISFKRFLKNKPDPIKLEAIRSELIEESALDSTYIILIISSCIIATLGLLANSTAVIIGAMIVAPLMLPIRSLAFGALEGDLVLFRRGLIAVTVGTCLAVALAWFLGSVVGLSTFGSEILARSKPNLLDLGIAIAAGSISGYGKVQPKISSSLAGTAIAVALMPPVCVIGLGLANGNLVLSFGALLLYLTNLLGITLSCMMAFFISGYTPFNQAHRALTLATIFTSILLIPLSISFIDLVRQNRLESNLKQALVNRTITFQRVDLVNAETNWFVDPPEVRLTVRSRDKITPYQVELIEDFLFEAMGQRFTLVFDISQVSEVRREGMKPAIQNQDK; from the coding sequence ATGCAGGTAATCGTTAACCAAATTACTATTTTAATCAGAAGGTTTAAAATATCCTTTAAACGTTTTCTTAAAAACAAGCCAGATCCAATCAAACTCGAAGCCATCAGAAGCGAGTTAATTGAAGAATCGGCACTCGACTCAACCTATATTATTTTAATTATTAGCTCCTGTATTATTGCCACATTAGGGTTACTGGCAAACAGTACCGCTGTGATTATTGGGGCGATGATTGTAGCCCCTTTAATGTTGCCCATTAGAAGTTTAGCTTTTGGGGCTTTGGAAGGGGATTTAGTGCTTTTTCGTCGAGGCTTAATTGCCGTAACGGTGGGAACTTGTTTAGCCGTAGCCCTGGCTTGGTTTTTGGGTTCTGTGGTGGGACTTTCTACCTTTGGCAGCGAAATTTTAGCTCGTTCTAAACCAAATTTATTAGATTTGGGAATTGCGATCGCTGCTGGCAGTATCAGTGGCTATGGGAAAGTACAACCAAAAATATCAAGTAGTTTAGCCGGAACCGCGATCGCTGTTGCTTTAATGCCTCCAGTCTGCGTGATTGGTTTGGGATTAGCTAATGGAAATTTGGTGCTGAGTTTCGGGGCTTTATTACTGTATTTGACTAACTTGTTGGGGATTACCTTATCTTGTATGATGGCTTTTTTCATCTCTGGTTATACTCCATTTAATCAAGCCCATCGTGCCTTAACTTTAGCCACTATTTTTACCAGTATTCTGCTCATTCCTTTAAGTATAAGTTTTATTGATTTAGTCCGGCAAAATCGCTTAGAAAGTAATTTAAAGCAAGCTTTGGTGAATCGAACAATCACCTTTCAACGAGTAGATTTAGTCAATGCCGAAACTAATTGGTTTGTCGATCCCCCAGAAGTTCGCTTAACCGTGCGGAGTCGGGACAAAATTACTCCCTACCAGGTAGAACTGATTGAAGATTTTTTATTTGAGGCAATGGGTCAGCGGTTTACTTTAGTTTTTGATATTAGTCAAGTTTCAGAAGTCCGCCGAGAGGGAATGAAACCCGCGATCCAAAACCAAGATAAATAA
- a CDS encoding cation:proton antiporter produces the protein MDMPILATTTEVEADEAIVVAGVLLSLIVIYLASKIGGEICVKINLPPVLGDLVGGVIVGVSALKLLAFYEPGDESATSLIMNLLEKTTRLEPEAIAATFQAQSEVITIFSELGVIILLFEIGLESELKELIKYGPQAAIVAVVGVIAPFSAGTLGLVYIFHTPLIPAIFAGAALTATSIGITAKVLAELGLLSAKEGQIIIGAAVLDDILGIIVLAVVASLVKTGEVEVTNIIYLIVSSGVFLVGAILLGRFLAPYYVNLVKNLKTRGPLLISALIIAFFLSYVGAAIQLEAILGAFTAGLVLGETELQKELEEQVVPVADFFVPIFFVVVGARTNLGVLNPSVPSNREGLIIATFLITVAIIGKVVAGFTVLQEQTNRLGIGVGMIPRGEVGLVFAGVGAASGALSDSLQAAIIMMVILTTFISPPLLRVVFREVVSEPEKVEG, from the coding sequence ATGGATATGCCCATACTGGCAACAACAACTGAAGTGGAAGCCGATGAAGCGATTGTGGTTGCTGGGGTACTTCTGAGTCTGATAGTGATTTACCTCGCCAGCAAAATTGGCGGAGAAATTTGCGTAAAAATCAACTTACCTCCTGTGTTAGGAGATTTAGTTGGCGGTGTGATTGTGGGTGTCTCGGCGCTAAAACTCTTGGCATTTTATGAGCCAGGAGATGAGAGTGCCACCTCTTTAATTATGAATCTGTTGGAAAAAACCACCCGTTTGGAGCCTGAAGCGATCGCCGCTACCTTTCAGGCCCAAAGTGAAGTGATTACGATTTTCTCCGAACTAGGTGTAATTATTTTGCTGTTTGAAATTGGCTTGGAATCAGAATTAAAAGAACTGATTAAATACGGGCCGCAAGCAGCGATCGTCGCCGTTGTAGGAGTGATCGCACCTTTTAGTGCCGGGACATTGGGATTGGTTTACATTTTTCATACTCCCTTAATTCCGGCAATTTTTGCTGGGGCTGCCCTCACCGCCACCAGTATTGGGATTACCGCAAAAGTTTTGGCAGAACTCGGACTTTTAAGTGCCAAAGAAGGTCAGATTATTATTGGGGCGGCGGTACTTGACGATATTTTGGGGATTATCGTCTTGGCTGTGGTTGCTAGTTTGGTCAAAACTGGTGAAGTGGAAGTGACCAATATCATCTATTTGATCGTCAGTTCCGGAGTCTTTCTCGTCGGTGCGATTTTATTAGGTCGCTTTTTGGCTCCGTATTATGTGAACTTAGTAAAAAACCTGAAAACTCGCGGGCCGCTGTTGATTTCTGCTTTGATTATTGCCTTTTTCCTCTCTTATGTGGGCGCAGCGATTCAGCTAGAAGCGATTTTAGGAGCGTTTACCGCAGGCTTGGTGCTAGGGGAAACGGAACTGCAAAAAGAACTTGAAGAGCAGGTGGTTCCCGTGGCGGACTTCTTCGTCCCCATTTTCTTTGTGGTGGTTGGGGCGAGAACTAACCTGGGAGTCCTCAATCCTTCAGTGCCGAGTAATCGAGAAGGGTTGATTATTGCCACGTTTCTGATTACGGTGGCCATTATCGGCAAAGTGGTGGCGGGATTTACGGTCTTGCAAGAACAGACCAATCGCTTGGGTATTGGTGTGGGGATGATTCCGCGAGGGGAAGTGGGGCTGGTCTTTGCGGGAGTGGGTGCTGCCAGTGGCGCTTTGTCAGACTCTTTGCAAGCGGCGATTATTATGATGGTGATTTTAACCACCTTTATCTCTCCACCATTACTCCGAGTGGTATTTCGCGAAGTTGTCTCTGAACCAGAAAAAGTCGAAGGCTGA
- the ilvN gene encoding acetolactate synthase small subunit, whose protein sequence is MKHTLSVLVEDEAGVLTRIAGLFARRGFNIESLAVGPAEKLGISRITMVVPGDDRVIEQLTKQLYKLINVLKVNDITDVPCVERELMLMKVNATSSTRSEIIELTQIFRARVVDVGEDSVTIEVVGDPGKMVAIVQVLNKFGIREIARTGKIALTRESGVNTEYLKSLEAKI, encoded by the coding sequence ATGAAACACACATTATCAGTTTTAGTCGAAGATGAAGCGGGAGTCTTGACCCGTATTGCCGGTTTGTTTGCGCGGCGCGGTTTCAATATTGAAAGTCTGGCGGTTGGACCGGCGGAAAAATTGGGGATTTCCCGAATTACGATGGTAGTTCCTGGGGATGACCGAGTGATTGAACAATTGACCAAACAACTCTATAAGTTGATCAATGTGCTGAAGGTGAACGATATCACTGACGTGCCTTGTGTTGAGCGGGAGTTGATGCTGATGAAAGTTAATGCGACATCGAGTACGCGATCGGAAATTATTGAATTAACCCAAATTTTCCGGGCGCGAGTTGTGGATGTCGGTGAAGATTCTGTCACCATTGAAGTGGTGGGCGACCCAGGCAAAATGGTGGCGATCGTTCAGGTACTAAATAAGTTTGGCATTAGAGAAATTGCTAGAACCGGCAAGATTGCTTTGACTCGTGAATCAGGGGTCAATACTGAGTATCTTAAGTCTTTGGAAGCGAAGATTTAA
- a CDS encoding carbon-nitrogen hydrolase family protein, whose translation MKSYLAAAVQMTSVPDLEKNLKEAEELIDLAVRQGAELVGLPENFSFLGEEEEKLAKAEQIAAESEKFLKTMAQRFQITLLGGGFPVPVNNGKVYNTALLVDPTGNEVARYQKVHLFDVNVPDGNTYRESATIERGEQLPPVYADEDLGNLGLSVCYDVRFPELYRHLSQNGAEILFVPAAFTAYTGKDHWQILLQARAIENTCYVIAPAQTGCHYGRRQTHGHAIIVDPWGMVLADALDKPGVAIAEINPARLKQVRQQMPSLQHRAFF comes from the coding sequence ATGAAATCCTATTTAGCTGCCGCAGTGCAAATGACCAGTGTCCCTGACCTGGAAAAAAACTTAAAAGAAGCGGAAGAACTGATTGACTTGGCCGTGCGTCAGGGCGCCGAGTTGGTCGGCTTGCCAGAGAACTTCTCATTCCTAGGGGAAGAAGAGGAAAAATTGGCCAAAGCGGAACAAATCGCTGCCGAAAGCGAAAAATTCCTGAAAACAATGGCCCAGCGATTTCAAATCACCCTGCTTGGGGGAGGCTTCCCGGTGCCAGTGAATAACGGCAAAGTTTATAACACCGCTTTATTGGTGGATCCGACGGGGAATGAAGTTGCACGTTATCAGAAAGTTCATTTATTTGATGTGAATGTCCCAGACGGCAATACTTATCGGGAGTCCGCCACCATTGAACGGGGTGAGCAGTTGCCGCCAGTATATGCGGATGAAGACTTAGGGAATTTGGGTCTTTCGGTCTGCTATGACGTGAGATTTCCTGAACTCTATCGTCATCTGTCTCAGAACGGGGCGGAAATCTTGTTTGTGCCTGCGGCTTTCACCGCTTATACCGGCAAAGACCACTGGCAAATATTGTTACAAGCGCGAGCGATTGAAAATACTTGTTATGTGATTGCCCCAGCGCAAACGGGTTGTCATTATGGCCGCCGCCAAACTCACGGTCATGCCATAATCGTCGATCCTTGGGGCATGGTGTTGGCGGATGCCCTGGATAAGCCCGGAGTGGCGATCGCAGAAATTAATCCCGCTCGACTCAAACAAGTGCGGCAGCAAATGCCCAGCTTACAACACCGGGCTTTTTTCTAA
- a CDS encoding B12-binding domain-containing radical SAM protein produces MKVKMILPALTEALSPFWRSIKYHLFPPLGLATIAAFFDDNDEIDLQDEHVEVLKLDDEPDLVVIQVYITSAYRAYELADHYRKKGCYVVLGGLHVTSLPQEATPHADTIFIGPGEDTWPHFLHDFRAGHPEKIYQSKIRSLVGVPPVRRDLIKRYHYLIPNSIVVSRGCPHHCDFCYKENFYQGGKSFYTQPVDDALAEIDRLPGKHLYFLDDHLFANQAFAAELFTGMQGMGRVWQGAATVESILKPGLLEKAVDAGLKSVFIGFETINVANLRSQHKYHNLNRDYHRAIQRLRDYGVMVNASFVYGMDNDDATVFSRTVEWAIQEGVETATFHILTPYPGTALYARMVAENRLTVDNWDLYDTRHVVYRPALMNPEILAQGYWQSYRDFYRWDAIWQGAQSKDNWRDRFRHLLYSGAWKKAEPIWDILIRLKQVNRLLPMLENVLNGFNSNHNSPPGKANLPWKPDFKGENY; encoded by the coding sequence ATGAAAGTCAAAATGATTTTGCCTGCCTTGACTGAAGCCTTGAGTCCATTTTGGCGATCGATTAAATATCACCTATTTCCGCCCTTGGGATTAGCCACAATTGCCGCTTTTTTTGATGACAATGACGAGATTGATTTACAAGATGAGCACGTGGAAGTCTTGAAATTGGATGACGAACCGGATTTAGTGGTAATTCAGGTCTATATTACCTCCGCTTATCGGGCGTATGAATTAGCAGATCATTATAGAAAAAAAGGATGTTATGTGGTCTTGGGAGGGCTTCATGTCACCTCATTACCCCAAGAAGCTACCCCACACGCTGACACGATTTTTATCGGGCCAGGAGAAGATACTTGGCCGCATTTTTTGCACGATTTTCGGGCAGGTCATCCAGAGAAAATTTATCAATCAAAAATTCGTAGCTTAGTCGGAGTTCCCCCAGTTCGTCGGGATTTAATTAAGCGATATCATTATCTAATTCCTAACTCCATTGTGGTGTCTCGCGGTTGTCCCCATCATTGCGATTTTTGTTATAAAGAAAATTTCTATCAGGGCGGAAAATCTTTTTATACTCAACCTGTGGATGATGCTTTGGCGGAAATTGACCGATTACCCGGAAAACATCTCTATTTTTTAGACGATCATCTGTTTGCTAATCAAGCATTTGCTGCTGAGTTGTTTACCGGAATGCAGGGCATGGGACGGGTTTGGCAAGGGGCAGCAACGGTGGAATCAATTTTAAAACCGGGATTGTTAGAAAAAGCGGTAGATGCCGGTTTAAAAAGTGTGTTTATTGGCTTTGAAACGATTAATGTTGCTAATTTGCGATCGCAGCATAAATATCATAATTTAAATCGAGATTATCATCGGGCAATTCAACGGCTGCGGGATTATGGGGTGATGGTGAATGCCAGTTTTGTTTATGGCATGGATAACGACGATGCTACGGTATTTTCCCGCACGGTTGAATGGGCAATTCAAGAAGGAGTAGAAACCGCCACTTTTCATATTCTCACTCCCTATCCGGGAACGGCTCTTTATGCCAGAATGGTGGCAGAAAATCGCCTAACTGTTGACAATTGGGATTTGTATGATACCCGTCATGTGGTCTACCGTCCAGCCCTGATGAACCCAGAAATTTTAGCCCAAGGTTATTGGCAATCTTACCGAGATTTTTATCGTTGGGATGCTATTTGGCAAGGGGCACAGAGTAAGGATAATTGGCGCGATCGCTTCCGGCATCTTTTATACAGTGGGGCTTGGAAAAAAGCCGAACCGATTTGGGATATTCTAATTAGACTTAAACAAGTAAATCGTTTACTGCCAATGTTAGAAAATGTCCTCAACGGTTTTAACTCAAATCATAATTCGCCACCAGGGAAGGCTAATTTACCCTGGAAACCAGATTTTAAAGGGGAAAACTACTGA
- the panB gene encoding 3-methyl-2-oxobutanoate hydroxymethyltransferase, which translates to MPITIQQLTQWKEQGRPIVALTATDYAIAQLLDQGGVDLILVGDSLGMVVLGYDTTLPVTLEEMIHHAKAVRRGVKNALMVVDLPFLTYQESPTQALKSAGKIIKETGAQAVKIEGGYPIMAETVARLVTAGIPVLGHVGLTPQSVHQLGFKKQGKTPEAAERILSEAMALEHAGAFGVVLEHIPPELAQNITQTLSIPTIGIGAGLHCDGQILVTHDLLGISDKQPPFVKVYANLRQQIVSAVEKYGTDVRERDFPEEA; encoded by the coding sequence ATGCCAATCACCATCCAACAATTAACTCAATGGAAAGAACAAGGGCGTCCTATTGTGGCATTGACCGCCACGGACTATGCGATCGCCCAACTCCTCGATCAAGGAGGAGTCGATTTAATCTTAGTCGGTGATTCTTTGGGAATGGTAGTTTTGGGCTATGACACCACCCTTCCGGTCACTTTAGAGGAAATGATTCACCATGCCAAAGCCGTCCGCCGAGGGGTGAAAAATGCCCTGATGGTGGTGGATTTACCCTTTCTCACCTATCAAGAAAGTCCCACTCAAGCCCTGAAATCCGCCGGTAAAATAATTAAAGAAACTGGGGCGCAAGCGGTAAAAATCGAAGGCGGTTATCCCATCATGGCGGAAACCGTTGCCCGTCTCGTGACTGCCGGAATTCCCGTGCTCGGTCATGTGGGACTCACGCCGCAATCCGTACATCAATTAGGATTCAAAAAACAAGGCAAGACCCCAGAAGCTGCCGAACGGATTTTATCGGAAGCAATGGCTTTAGAACACGCTGGGGCTTTTGGAGTTGTTTTAGAACATATTCCCCCAGAGTTAGCCCAAAATATCACCCAAACTTTGAGCATTCCTACAATTGGGATTGGGGCTGGGCTGCACTGTGATGGACAGATTCTAGTCACCCATGATTTATTAGGAATTTCTGATAAACAACCTCCCTTTGTCAAGGTCTATGCAAATTTACGCCAGCAGATCGTTTCTGCCGTTGAAAAATATGGCACTGATGTCAGAGAAAGGGATTTCCCCGAAGAGGCATAA